From one Lysinibacillus sp. G4S2 genomic stretch:
- the uvrC gene encoding excinuclease ABC subunit UvrC, whose product MNDLIKRKLEILPDQPGCYLMKDRQGTIIYVGKAKVLKNRVRSYFTGTHEGKTQRLVSEIEDFEYIVTSSNIEALILELNLIKLHDPKYNIMLTDDKTYPYLKITNEKHPRLITTRKVKKDKAKYFGPYPNAYAASETRKLLDRLYPLRKCVQLPSKVCLYYHMGQCLAPCVKDIDAQIYHEMIEDMTKFLNGGVEAVKKELEGKMLAAAENLEFERAKEFRDQIAHIDTVMQKQKIVSSDTTNRDVFGYAVEKGWMCVQVFFVRQGKLIERDVSIFPIYQEAEEEFLTFVGRFYEKLEHIKPKEIFIPQSIDADILTELLDVRVLTPKRGQKKELVELAIKNAEIAVAAKFQLIERQEERTIGACEALGEAMGISTPLRIEAFDNSHMHGTDAVSAMVVFIDGKPSKKEYRKYKTRTAAKHDDYGAMQEVIRRRYTRVLKEGLPLPDLVLIDGGKGQMEVAREVLEDELGLVIPIAGLAKDDKHNTSQLLFGDPPEVIELKRTSDGFYLLQRIQDEVHRFAITFLRQQHEKHAIQSVLDHIEGIGPKRKQQLLKHFGSVKKIREASELALQEAGMPANLASNIYAYFHSAENTHL is encoded by the coding sequence ATGAATGATTTAATTAAACGAAAGCTTGAAATTTTACCAGATCAGCCTGGCTGCTATTTGATGAAGGATCGGCAAGGAACAATTATTTATGTTGGGAAAGCAAAAGTGCTGAAAAATCGAGTGCGCTCGTATTTTACTGGTACGCATGAAGGGAAAACACAGAGACTTGTAAGCGAAATAGAAGATTTTGAGTACATTGTGACATCCTCTAATATAGAAGCTTTAATATTAGAGCTTAATCTTATTAAACTACACGATCCGAAATATAATATTATGCTGACGGATGATAAAACGTATCCGTATCTTAAAATTACAAATGAAAAACATCCACGACTTATTACGACGCGAAAAGTGAAAAAGGATAAGGCGAAATATTTTGGTCCATATCCGAATGCATATGCAGCTAGTGAAACGAGAAAGCTGCTTGATCGTTTATATCCGCTTCGAAAATGTGTGCAACTACCTTCCAAGGTTTGTTTGTATTATCACATGGGACAATGCCTAGCACCTTGCGTAAAAGATATTGATGCTCAAATTTACCATGAAATGATTGAGGATATGACGAAATTTTTGAATGGTGGTGTTGAGGCGGTCAAAAAGGAGCTCGAGGGAAAGATGCTTGCAGCTGCAGAAAATTTAGAGTTTGAGCGTGCAAAAGAGTTTCGCGATCAAATTGCTCATATTGACACTGTCATGCAAAAGCAAAAAATCGTATCAAGTGATACAACGAACCGCGATGTATTTGGCTATGCAGTCGAGAAGGGCTGGATGTGTGTGCAAGTTTTCTTTGTTCGTCAAGGAAAGCTCATTGAACGAGATGTTTCGATTTTCCCAATTTATCAAGAGGCAGAAGAGGAATTTTTAACGTTCGTTGGCCGATTTTACGAGAAGTTAGAGCACATTAAGCCTAAGGAGATTTTTATCCCACAATCTATTGATGCGGATATTCTAACGGAATTACTTGATGTTCGGGTGTTGACACCAAAACGTGGGCAAAAAAAAGAACTTGTCGAATTAGCGATTAAAAATGCTGAAATTGCTGTAGCAGCAAAGTTCCAGCTTATTGAACGTCAGGAAGAACGAACGATAGGAGCGTGTGAGGCACTAGGTGAAGCTATGGGTATTTCTACACCTTTACGGATAGAAGCTTTCGATAATAGTCATATGCATGGAACAGATGCTGTATCTGCAATGGTTGTATTTATCGATGGGAAGCCATCAAAGAAGGAGTATCGAAAATACAAAACACGCACAGCTGCCAAGCACGATGATTATGGGGCAATGCAAGAAGTAATACGTCGTCGGTATACACGAGTATTAAAGGAAGGTCTACCTTTGCCAGATTTAGTACTAATCGATGGTGGGAAGGGGCAGATGGAAGTTGCGCGCGAAGTATTAGAAGATGAACTCGGCCTAGTCATTCCAATTGCTGGATTAGCAAAAGATGACAAGCATAATACGTCACAGCTTTTATTTGGTGACCCACCTGAAGTAATTGAGTTAAAGCGCACAAGTGATGGATTTTATTTACTGCAACGAATTCAAGACGAAGTACACCGCTTCGCCATTACCTTCTTACGACAGCAGCACGAGAAGCATGCCATTCAATCTGTTCTCGATCATATAGAGGGCATTGGTCCAAAGCGAAAACAGCAATTACTTAAGCATTTTGGCTCTGTCAAAAAAATTCGTGAGGCAAGTGAGTTGGCGTTACAGGAAGCCGGTATGCCTGCTAATCTAGCTAGCAATATTTACGCCTATTTTCATTCTGCAGAAAACACCCACCTCTGA
- the trxA gene encoding thioredoxin gives MAIVHATDATFQDDIKEGLVLVDFWAAWCGPCKMIGPVLEEMDAAGSAAKIVKVDVDNNQGTAAEYQIMSIPSLLLFKDGELVDKTVGFQPKEALEAFIAKHA, from the coding sequence ATGGCAATTGTACATGCAACAGATGCAACTTTCCAAGATGATATTAAAGAAGGGTTAGTACTAGTAGACTTCTGGGCTGCTTGGTGCGGACCTTGTAAAATGATTGGGCCAGTTCTTGAGGAAATGGACGCTGCAGGTAGTGCGGCTAAAATCGTAAAAGTAGATGTAGATAACAACCAAGGTACTGCAGCAGAGTACCAAATTATGTCTATCCCATCATTGCTATTATTCAAAGATGGTGAATTAGTAGACAAAACTGTTGGTTTCCAACCTAAAGAAGCGTTAGAAGCATTTATCGCAAAACATGCTTAA
- a CDS encoding amino acid permease, with protein sequence MEKDNQKLQRTMTSRHITMMALGGAIGAGLFKGSSAAIDLAGPSVLLAYLIGGIILLFVMQGLAEMAVRNSEARTFRDLVQSILGKYPAYFLDWIYWKMWVLNIAAESIVAGIFIQYWLPDYPIWILALSVSVLVTAINLLSVKVFAETEYWLALIKITVIVVFIIAGLILLLVNFGDHTAVGFSNLTEHGGFFPNGSMGLIAAMLVVIYSYGGTEIIGITLAETKNPEKVVPKAVRSTLVRIVTFYILPFFIIVSLIPWNEVNGVPESPFVMVFKMMGIPGADHIMNAVVLLAIISSMNSGLYGSSRILYTQAVDGRVPKIFARLSKRKVPVYAILMCTLALYMGVIISLFVGSKAFDYLMGSLGYTVLFIWLIIAIAHLKSRKKQQEKTSAYAVKWFPYTTWIAIIALSAILIGIIFTTSIIVTGITLAIYLFITLTYVYKGRFQEN encoded by the coding sequence ATGGAAAAAGATAATCAAAAATTACAAAGAACAATGACCTCACGACATATTACGATGATGGCTTTAGGTGGAGCCATTGGTGCAGGATTATTTAAAGGGAGCAGTGCAGCCATTGATTTGGCAGGGCCATCTGTACTTTTGGCGTACTTAATAGGTGGTATTATTCTGTTATTTGTTATGCAAGGTCTAGCAGAAATGGCAGTCCGTAATAGCGAAGCCAGAACATTTAGAGATTTAGTTCAAAGCATTTTAGGAAAGTATCCAGCTTATTTCCTAGATTGGATCTATTGGAAAATGTGGGTTTTAAATATTGCGGCAGAATCCATAGTTGCGGGCATTTTTATTCAATATTGGTTGCCGGATTACCCAATCTGGATACTTGCATTATCTGTTTCGGTGTTAGTTACAGCTATTAACTTGTTATCAGTGAAAGTTTTTGCTGAAACTGAATATTGGCTGGCGTTAATTAAAATTACCGTTATTGTGGTGTTCATCATAGCAGGACTAATATTATTACTTGTAAATTTTGGTGATCATACGGCTGTTGGTTTTTCTAATTTAACGGAGCATGGTGGTTTCTTCCCGAATGGATCGATGGGGTTAATTGCTGCAATGCTTGTAGTTATTTATTCTTACGGTGGTACTGAAATTATTGGTATTACATTAGCTGAAACGAAAAATCCTGAAAAAGTAGTGCCAAAAGCTGTTCGCAGTACATTAGTACGTATTGTGACTTTCTATATACTGCCTTTCTTTATTATCGTTAGCTTGATTCCTTGGAATGAAGTGAATGGGGTGCCGGAAAGTCCGTTTGTGATGGTGTTTAAAATGATGGGGATTCCTGGTGCTGACCATATTATGAATGCTGTTGTTTTACTTGCCATTATTTCATCAATGAACTCAGGACTTTATGGTTCATCACGCATTTTGTATACACAAGCTGTGGACGGGCGTGTTCCTAAAATCTTTGCACGTTTATCAAAAAGAAAAGTTCCAGTATATGCTATACTGATGTGTACTTTAGCTTTATATATGGGCGTAATCATTTCTTTATTTGTGGGAAGCAAAGCCTTTGATTACCTAATGGGTTCACTTGGATACACCGTGTTATTTATTTGGTTAATTATTGCGATTGCGCATTTGAAATCGCGTAAAAAACAGCAGGAAAAAACAAGTGCCTATGCAGTAAAATGGTTCCCTTATACAACTTGGATAGCGATTATTGCGTTAAGTGCAATCCTGATTGGTATTATTTTTACAACATCTATTATCGTTACAGGTATTACATTAGCTATTTATCTCTTTATTACGTTAACTTATGTGTATAAAGGTCGTTTTCAAGAAAATTAG
- a CDS encoding electron transfer flavoprotein subunit alpha/FixB family protein encodes MSKKVLVLGEVREGSLRNVSFEAIAAAKQIADGGEVVGVLLGDAVANLTGSLFEYGADRVVTVEHPHLKQYTSDGYGQALLAVIEQENPTGIVFGHTANGKDLSPKIASKLQAGLVSDVTSIEGAGDDVVFIRPIYSGKAFEKVKVKDGLVLASIRPNNIAPLEKVGGKSGDVTSISVDITNLRTIIKEVVRKSSEGVDLSEAKVVVAGGRGVKSEEGFEPLKELADLLGGAVGASRGACDAEYCDYSLQIGQTGKVVTPDLYIAAGISGAIQHLAGMSNSKVIVAINKDPEANIFKVADYGIVGDLFEVVPLLIEEFKALKVNA; translated from the coding sequence ATGTCAAAAAAAGTATTAGTATTAGGTGAAGTTCGTGAAGGAAGCTTACGTAATGTTTCTTTCGAAGCAATTGCAGCTGCAAAGCAAATCGCAGATGGTGGTGAGGTTGTTGGTGTTCTTTTAGGAGATGCCGTGGCAAATTTAACAGGTTCATTATTTGAATATGGTGCTGATCGTGTTGTAACGGTGGAACATCCACATTTAAAACAATATACATCTGATGGCTATGGTCAAGCTTTATTAGCAGTAATTGAGCAAGAAAATCCAACTGGTATCGTATTTGGTCATACTGCAAATGGTAAAGATTTATCGCCAAAAATTGCAAGTAAATTACAAGCTGGACTTGTATCTGATGTAACGTCTATCGAAGGTGCTGGCGATGATGTTGTATTCATCCGTCCAATTTACTCCGGTAAAGCTTTTGAAAAAGTTAAAGTAAAAGACGGTTTGGTTTTAGCTTCAATTCGTCCAAATAATATTGCACCATTAGAAAAAGTAGGCGGTAAATCAGGTGATGTAACTTCTATTTCTGTAGATATTACAAACCTTCGTACAATCATTAAAGAGGTTGTACGCAAATCTTCAGAGGGTGTAGATCTTTCAGAGGCGAAAGTAGTTGTAGCAGGTGGTCGTGGCGTAAAATCAGAGGAAGGTTTTGAGCCATTAAAAGAGCTAGCAGATTTACTTGGTGGTGCAGTTGGTGCTTCACGTGGTGCATGTGATGCTGAATATTGTGACTACTCACTTCAAATTGGTCAAACGGGTAAGGTTGTAACACCAGACCTTTACATTGCAGCGGGTATTTCTGGAGCAATTCAGCACTTAGCTGGTATGTCAAACTCAAAAGTAATCGTTGCGATTAATAAAGATCCAGAGGCAAATATTTTCAAAGTTGCGGACTACGGTATCGTAGGTGATTTATTTGAGGTAGTACCTCTTCTAATCGAAGAATTTAAAGCGTTAAAAGTGAATGCATAA
- a CDS encoding electron transfer flavoprotein subunit beta/FixA family protein produces the protein MNIFALIKRTFDTEEKIVVSGGKIQEDGAEFIINPYDEYAIEEAIQVRDAAGGKVTVVTIGGEDAEKQLRTALAMGADEAVLINTEDDLDELDQNAAAYILAEYLKDKDPDLILTGNVAIDGGSGQVGPRVADLLGINYVTTITKLEIDGTSAKIVRDIEGDSEVIETSLPLLVTAQQGLNEPRYPSLPGIMKAKKKPLAELELDDLDIDEDDVEVKVETVDIFLPAQKAAGRVLDGELTAQVKELVNLLHTEAKVV, from the coding sequence ATGAATATTTTTGCATTAATTAAACGTACGTTTGATACAGAAGAAAAAATCGTTGTGTCGGGTGGTAAAATCCAAGAGGATGGCGCAGAATTCATCATCAACCCTTACGATGAATATGCAATTGAAGAGGCAATTCAAGTTCGTGACGCTGCTGGTGGTAAAGTAACAGTTGTTACGATTGGTGGCGAAGATGCAGAGAAGCAACTACGTACAGCTCTTGCTATGGGAGCAGACGAGGCGGTTCTTATTAATACTGAAGATGATTTAGATGAATTAGATCAAAATGCAGCTGCCTATATTTTAGCTGAATATTTAAAAGATAAAGACCCTGATTTAATTTTAACAGGAAACGTTGCCATTGACGGAGGTTCAGGTCAAGTAGGTCCTCGTGTTGCAGATTTACTAGGCATTAACTATGTAACGACAATTACTAAGCTTGAAATTGACGGAACATCTGCGAAAATTGTACGCGACATCGAAGGTGATTCGGAAGTGATCGAAACATCTTTACCACTTTTAGTAACAGCTCAACAAGGTTTAAACGAGCCACGTTACCCATCTTTACCAGGTATCATGAAAGCGAAGAAGAAGCCGCTTGCAGAGCTTGAGTTAGATGATTTAGATATCGATGAAGATGATGTAGAAGTTAAGGTAGAAACAGTTGATATTTTCTTACCAGCTCAAAAGGCAGCAGGTCGTGTTCTTGATGGAGAACTTACTGCTCAAGTAAAAGAGCTAGTAAACCTACTTCATACAGAGGCGAAAGTAGTTTAA
- a CDS encoding enoyl-CoA hydratase — protein sequence MEFLSWKVEDGVAIITIARPPANALSRGIITEVNAVLDAVENDDTVRVLVLHGEGRFFSAGADIKEFTEVESGDEFTKLASNGQQVFERVESFSKPIIAAIHGAALGGGLELAMSCHLRFVTESAKLGLPELQLGLIPGFGGTQRLPRYVGVAKAAEMMFTSEPISGAEAVQWGLANRAFTDEALLEETLKVAKKIAKKSPVALKAAIQTLQYAKHASFYEGIEAEAKSFGTVFVSEDAKEGIQAFIEKREPVFTGK from the coding sequence ATGGAATTTCTAAGTTGGAAAGTAGAGGATGGAGTAGCAATTATTACGATTGCACGTCCGCCAGCAAACGCATTATCCCGCGGAATCATTACCGAAGTAAATGCTGTGCTAGATGCCGTAGAAAATGATGACACTGTACGTGTCCTTGTACTACATGGCGAAGGCCGTTTCTTCTCAGCAGGTGCAGACATTAAGGAATTTACAGAGGTTGAATCTGGGGATGAATTTACAAAGCTAGCGAGCAATGGTCAGCAAGTTTTTGAGCGAGTTGAATCGTTCTCTAAACCTATTATTGCTGCAATTCATGGTGCCGCACTAGGTGGGGGGCTTGAACTAGCGATGAGCTGTCATCTGCGCTTTGTGACAGAATCTGCGAAATTAGGGTTACCTGAATTACAATTAGGTCTTATTCCAGGTTTTGGGGGTACACAACGTCTACCACGATATGTAGGAGTTGCGAAAGCTGCAGAAATGATGTTTACAAGTGAGCCGATTTCTGGTGCAGAAGCTGTGCAATGGGGTCTAGCGAATCGTGCATTTACAGATGAAGCATTACTTGAAGAAACGCTAAAGGTAGCGAAGAAAATTGCGAAAAAGAGCCCGGTTGCTTTAAAAGCAGCTATTCAAACATTGCAATATGCTAAGCATGCTTCATTCTATGAAGGTATTGAGGCAGAAGCAAAATCCTTTGGCACGGTATTCGTATCGGAAGATGCTAAAGAGGGAATTCAAGCATTTATTGAAAAACGCGAGCCTGTGTTTACTGGCAAATAA
- a CDS encoding TetR/AcrR family transcriptional regulator, with protein MKRDKPKYKQIIDAAVIVIAENGYHQAQVSKIAKQAGVADGTIYLYFKNKEDILISVFNEKMAVFVESLQDIIENGSTSKDKLSRMIENHFNVLATDRYLATVTQLELRQSNKDLRLKINSVLREYLQLLDQILIEGMLSGEFNQTMDVRLARQMVFGTIDETITSWVMSDYRYDLIEQVPKVQALILNGIKA; from the coding sequence GTGAAACGTGATAAGCCAAAATATAAGCAAATTATTGATGCAGCTGTCATCGTTATTGCAGAAAATGGGTATCACCAAGCCCAAGTATCGAAGATTGCTAAACAGGCAGGGGTGGCCGACGGAACAATCTATTTATATTTTAAAAATAAAGAAGATATATTAATTTCTGTCTTTAATGAAAAAATGGCTGTTTTTGTAGAGTCATTACAAGATATAATAGAAAATGGAAGTACGTCAAAAGACAAACTTTCACGAATGATAGAAAATCATTTTAATGTTCTAGCAACAGATCGATACCTAGCAACCGTCACACAATTGGAACTACGACAATCGAACAAGGATTTACGATTAAAGATCAATTCGGTGTTAAGAGAGTATTTACAATTACTTGATCAAATTTTAATCGAAGGTATGCTTTCAGGTGAGTTCAATCAAACGATGGATGTACGCTTGGCACGACAAATGGTATTTGGAACAATTGACGAAACTATTACGTCGTGGGTCATGAGTGACTATCGATATGATTTGATAGAACAGGTTCCAAAGGTTCAGGCATTAATCCTGAACGGCATTAAAGCTTAA
- a CDS encoding AMP-binding protein — MTTKPWLKNYPEEIPSSLMFEEIPVQEFLTRAYKKNPSKIAIHFMGKDLTYTELYESALRFANYLQALGIEKGDRVAIMLPNSPQSVIAYYGAMYAGAVVVQTNPLYTERELQYQMADSGAKVILLMDILYPRVMKIIKETSLENVIVTAIKDYLPFPKNLVYPYIQKKQYGFSVKVEHSGQNHLFTEIMRSSPIKMMDIPFNFEEDVALLQYTGGTTGFPKGVMLTHKNLIANTTMCDAWLYKCVHGEETIMGVLPFFHVYGMTTVMLLSVVTQNKMVLLPKFDVETALKIIEKQKPTLFPGAPTLYIGLLNHPDITKYDLSSIKACISGSASLPVEVQEKFEAVTGGKLVEGYGLTETSPVTHGSPIWGKRVIGSIGVPWPNTDAVILRSGDTEVLPVGEVGEIAVKGPQVMKGYWNRPEDTAAAFVDGWFLTGDLGYMDEEGFFYVVDRKKDLIIAGGFNIYPREVEEVLYEREEIQECIVAGIPDPYRGETVKAYIVLKEGFSITEDELNKYCRQHLAAFKVPRYYEFRDELPKTAVGKILRRALVDEEKTKLANKEAK, encoded by the coding sequence ATGACAACAAAACCATGGCTAAAAAATTATCCTGAAGAAATACCATCGTCTTTAATGTTTGAGGAAATTCCTGTGCAAGAGTTTTTGACACGTGCTTATAAAAAGAATCCATCCAAAATTGCGATTCATTTTATGGGGAAGGATTTGACGTACACAGAGCTATATGAGTCAGCGCTAAGGTTCGCAAACTATTTACAAGCCCTTGGTATAGAAAAGGGTGATCGTGTGGCTATTATGCTACCAAATTCACCGCAAAGTGTAATCGCTTACTACGGGGCAATGTATGCTGGAGCGGTTGTTGTACAAACAAATCCACTTTATACTGAGCGTGAACTTCAATATCAAATGGCCGATTCAGGTGCGAAAGTTATTTTATTGATGGATATTTTATATCCGCGTGTCATGAAAATCATAAAGGAAACTTCACTTGAAAATGTAATTGTTACAGCCATTAAAGATTATTTACCATTTCCCAAAAATTTAGTTTATCCCTATATTCAAAAAAAGCAGTATGGTTTTAGTGTAAAGGTTGAACATAGTGGTCAAAATCATCTATTTACCGAAATTATGCGCTCGTCGCCAATTAAAATGATGGATATCCCATTTAATTTTGAAGAGGATGTTGCGTTGCTGCAATATACGGGGGGGACTACTGGCTTTCCTAAGGGTGTTATGCTAACTCATAAAAATTTAATTGCCAATACAACAATGTGTGATGCATGGTTGTATAAATGCGTGCATGGTGAGGAAACTATTATGGGCGTATTACCATTCTTCCATGTCTATGGTATGACGACCGTTATGTTATTATCTGTTGTTACGCAAAATAAAATGGTGCTTTTACCAAAGTTTGATGTAGAAACAGCGTTGAAAATAATTGAAAAGCAAAAACCAACACTTTTCCCTGGTGCACCGACTTTATATATTGGTTTGTTAAATCATCCGGATATTACAAAGTACGATTTATCGTCTATTAAAGCATGCATAAGTGGTTCCGCTTCATTGCCAGTGGAAGTGCAGGAGAAATTTGAAGCGGTAACAGGAGGAAAACTTGTAGAAGGTTATGGTTTAACAGAAACTTCTCCTGTAACACATGGTTCGCCTATTTGGGGTAAGCGTGTTATCGGATCAATTGGTGTACCTTGGCCTAATACGGATGCGGTAATTTTACGCTCTGGTGATACAGAGGTGCTTCCAGTCGGTGAGGTTGGGGAAATAGCTGTTAAAGGGCCACAGGTTATGAAAGGCTATTGGAATCGACCAGAAGATACGGCAGCAGCGTTCGTAGATGGATGGTTTTTAACTGGAGATCTGGGCTATATGGATGAAGAAGGATTTTTCTATGTAGTAGATCGTAAAAAAGATTTGATTATCGCAGGTGGTTTTAATATTTACCCTCGTGAGGTAGAGGAAGTACTATATGAACGAGAGGAAATCCAAGAATGTATAGTTGCGGGCATACCGGATCCGTATAGAGGAGAAACAGTAAAAGCTTATATTGTTTTAAAAGAAGGATTTTCGATTACAGAAGACGAATTAAATAAATATTGCCGTCAACACTTAGCTGCTTTTAAAGTTCCTCGTTATTATGAGTTTAGGGATGAACTACCGAAAACAGCAGTTGGAAAAATTTTGCGTCGTGCGTTAGTGGACGAAGAAAAGACGAAATTGGCGAATAAAGAAGCGAAATAA
- a CDS encoding nuclease-related domain-containing protein, whose protein sequence is MILKPFEQATMIEGLRALVQRLDPSHPLSLKISKELQQLEAGDFGEQSIIRALQKLSQSLEISILHNITLFEPVPIQLDVVVITPNSVVVIESKNIRGNIELKRSPRQMVRVLENGDKHIFNHPEIQLEEFIFGLSTFFKQHKVQVEVIGIIVFPFNNAEVYYEEGKYPVIMSRELTHFLRQHINNSKSQKMFPTAKIANLLLKYHRVFQTPPLCIHYKIDPQDIKKGIFCRHCHQSKLIRQKQSWFCPKCEIYDKTASNQALRDYCLLIDEKINTETARCFLELSNRHLAKRIIQKYTNKKEGDNNQTIYYLKNM, encoded by the coding sequence ATGATTTTAAAACCATTTGAGCAAGCAACGATGATAGAAGGATTACGTGCGTTGGTTCAACGACTAGATCCAAGTCATCCACTCTCTTTAAAAATTTCTAAAGAGTTACAACAGTTAGAAGCAGGTGATTTTGGTGAGCAAAGCATTATAAGAGCATTACAAAAGCTATCGCAGAGTCTGGAAATCTCTATTTTGCATAATATTACTTTATTTGAGCCTGTTCCTATTCAACTTGATGTCGTAGTTATAACGCCTAATTCTGTTGTTGTAATTGAAAGCAAAAATATACGGGGTAATATCGAATTGAAGCGTAGTCCGAGGCAAATGGTCCGTGTTTTAGAGAATGGAGATAAACATATTTTTAATCACCCAGAAATTCAACTCGAAGAATTTATTTTTGGTCTAAGTACATTTTTCAAGCAACATAAGGTTCAAGTAGAAGTGATTGGCATAATAGTTTTTCCTTTTAACAATGCAGAAGTTTACTATGAAGAAGGAAAGTATCCAGTTATAATGAGTCGTGAATTGACACATTTTCTTAGACAACATATAAATAATAGTAAATCACAAAAAATGTTCCCCACTGCAAAAATAGCCAACCTTTTACTTAAGTATCATCGTGTTTTTCAGACTCCCCCACTATGCATTCATTATAAAATTGATCCCCAAGATATAAAAAAGGGTATATTCTGTAGACATTGTCATCAATCAAAATTAATCCGACAAAAACAAAGTTGGTTTTGCCCAAAGTGTGAAATTTATGATAAAACCGCGTCAAATCAAGCATTGCGAGATTACTGTTTATTAATTGACGAGAAAATTAATACGGAAACGGCACGTTGTTTTTTAGAATTATCAAATCGACATCTTGCGAAAAGAATAATACAAAAATATACCAATAAAAAGGAAGGGGATAATAATCAAACGATTTATTATTTGAAGAATATGTAA
- a CDS encoding DUF350 domain-containing protein — MLNSSFWKYPMIETAGYFSVVVLCLVVSMALFEVVTKYKNWEEIKNGNIAVALATGGKILGICNIFRFSIARHSNLSEMIGWGLYGFTLLIVAYFLFEFMTPRFNVDQEIANDNRSVGFISFTISVGLSFVIGASIA, encoded by the coding sequence ATGCTGAATTCTAGCTTTTGGAAATATCCAATGATCGAAACGGCAGGATATTTTAGTGTTGTTGTGTTATGTTTAGTCGTCTCGATGGCATTATTCGAAGTCGTTACGAAGTATAAAAATTGGGAAGAAATTAAAAATGGTAATATTGCTGTAGCGCTTGCAACAGGTGGGAAAATACTAGGGATTTGTAATATTTTCCGTTTTTCCATTGCACGCCACAGCAATTTAAGTGAAATGATTGGCTGGGGCCTATATGGTTTTACATTACTTATTGTGGCATATTTCTTATTTGAATTTATGACACCCCGTTTTAATGTCGATCAAGAAATCGCAAATGATAACCGTTCAGTTGGCTTCATTTCCTTTACAATTTCAGTCGGTCTATCGTTTGTTATTGGGGCAAGTATTGCATAG